GGTTCCCTGAGGCGGGTCGGCGCCGGGCACGGCGAGGCACAATCCGGTGCCCTGGTTGTACAGCCGGGCGTAGACGGGGGTGTCGGCGGCCTCGGCGCTGCTCGCGGTGTCCGCTGCCGTCGCTGCCGTGGCCGCCGACGCCGTGCCGGTGAGCGAGGAGGCGGTGAGCAGGGGCGCGGCCAGCAGGGCGGCGGCCGCCAGGGCGAGGGGCGTCCGGAAGGCCCTACCCATGAAGGACTTCTCTCGACTCGGGTGAAACACGCGTGTTCATCACGGCACCAGCATGCGGGGCGGCCCGGGGGCTGTCCTTAACAACGGGTGCACAGGGAGTTGATGGTGTGTCTACTCGCCCCCCTCGTCCCCCGAAGGAGCCGTCAGCGCCAGGAACCGGTACTCCGTGGGCGACATCCCGTACGTGGCGCGGAAGGCCCGGGTGAAGTCGGAGGCGCGCAGGATGCCCCAGCGGGCGGCGATGACGTGGACCGGCGTGGTGAGCAGCGCGGGGTTCGCCAGATCACGGCGGGCGCCCGCCAGCCGTTGGCTCCGTATCCAGGCCGCGACCGTCTCGCCCGTCCCCTCCTCCTGGAAGAGCCGGTGTAGATAGCTGAGCGAGATGTGGTGCGCGGCGGCGACGACGGGCGGGCGCAGCTCCGGGTCGTGCAGGTGCTGCCGGATGAACGCCCGTACCCGGGTGACCGTGATCCGGCGGTGGGCCTCCGCCGACAGGGCGGCCTCCGCCTCCAGCTCCTGGGCGAGCCACGCGGTCAGCAGGTCGACCAGGACGATGCCCAGACGCGGTGCGTCGGACGGCTGGAGGAAGGCGGCCTGCTGGTCGAGGCCGGTGAGGAAGCCCGTCAGCAGGGCGCCCGTTCCCTGCCGCCCCGACAGCCGTCTGCCCAGCAGCTCCCGGACGCGGGCCGGCGGCAGGGGCAGCAGCGCCCTGGGGACCTCCACGCCCACCCCGGTGACCAGGGGGACGTCCTGGCCGGGCGACGGCTGCATGTCGTAGGGCTCGACGACGTACGGGCGTGAGCTGTCGGACAGCCACAGGTCCTGCGGGCCGTACGTCTCGGACCGCCCCATGTGGTCGAAGCCGAGCCCGCCGCCCAGCACCAGCGACAGGTGGTACTCCTCGGGATCGGACTGCCGCACCAGCCGCGCGTTCCGCCGGTACCGCGTCGGCGACAATTGGACGGGCCACACCCGCACCGCCCCCAGTTCGAGCAACCGCTGCTCCGCCCGGAAGTCCGCGGCGTAGTCGCTGCTGATGTCGCTGGGCGCGATCGTCCGGTCCATCAGGTGACGCCAGTACTCGAACCTGTCCGCCACCGGCACGTCCGCGGTACGGAACGCCGTCCCGATCATTGCGCCCTGCTCTCCGCCCGAGTTCCGGGAGCCCCGTCCCCGTCTCCGCCTGTTTCTGTTTCTGCTTCTGCTTCTGCTTCTGCGGAGGGTACTTCAGCTCTCAGACTGCGGTTCCAGGGCCCCGGACGAGGTCAACTCGCCGCCGCACACCGCCAGAAGTCACGCATCAGCGGCGTCGGGACCGGGTCCGCCATCGCGGTCCGGGTGAGGAGGACGGCGACCTGGTGATCGAGGCGACGCGGAACAGGGAGTCCCCAAACCTCCTCCTTCGTCACCGATACGACCCCCGGGACGCCCGGAGGTCATCGCGACTCGCCGCCGCCTCCCGAGGGATCCACGGTCGCCTGGTGCGCCTGGGCGAGATGCTCCTCCGCCTTCAGCCAGGGCAGGAACTGCGCCCCCGTGCGCCAGCCGCACGTCTCGCAGCTGATGGTGCGCTGCACGCCCGCGCGGCGCACCCGGACGACGTGTCGCCGGCCGTGCTGGTCGAAGCGGCTCACCTTGCTCGTGTTGTTCTCCGGCATGACGTCTCCAGCCTCCGAGGGCATTGCGGCTGCCCCCGCAAGGGCCTCTCGGAGTGTGCAGCACGACCAACATCAACAGGGTTTCCCGGGGGACGACTTGACCAAGCCGTGCTCCGCCGTCGCCGGTGCCGGCGTCTCCGCCGTGGCCGCCGTGCTCCGCCGTGCTCCGCGGAGTCCACGTCCGGCCGGCCTCAGCCCACCTTGCGGGGCAGCCGCAGGCTCAGCAGTCCGGTCACGGCCACCCCGGCCAACTGCACGGCCAGCGTGGTCAGCAGGGCGTCCCGCATGCCCATCCCCGGGACCAGGGAGAGGAACAGGGTGCCGAGAGTGGCCACGCCCAGGGCCAGCGAGGCCTGTTGGGTGGTCACCATCACACCGCTGCCGACGCCCGCCCGGGCCGGCGGCACCTCGGACATCACGATCCGCATCACGACGGGCAGTTGGAGCGCCTGCCCCGCACCGGCGACCGCCGCGCCCGGCAGCAGCTCGACGAAGCCGACGTCCGGCCAGTCGGCGCGCACCGCCAGCACGATCAGCACGACGCCCACGCCCTGCAGCACCGCGCCCGCGGTCACCACCCGCGCCCCGAACCGTGCCACCAGGCGCGGCCCGGCCAGCGAGGCGAGGAAGAACGTCAGCGCCATCGGCGCGAGCGCGAGACCGGCGCGCACCGGGCCCAGTCCCGCCCCGCTCTGCAAGGCGACGGCGATCACGAACATGAACCCGCTGAAGCCGACCGCGAGCGGCGCCATGATCGTCAGGCCGCGACGCAGGGTGGTCAGGGCGAACAGGCTCGGCGGGACCAGCGGTGTGCGGCCCTGCCGGTCGGCCCGCCGCTCCACGGCATAGAACGCGCCGGTGACCAGCGGGAACGCGGCCAGCGACAGCCAGGTCCACAGGGGCCATCCCGCGGCCCGGCCCTCGGTGAGCGGGGCGAGCAGGGTGAGGAGCGCGGCGGCGAGGAGCACGGTGCCAGGTCCGTCCACGGGCTCCGGGCGCTGCGAGCGCGTCTCCGGGACGGTACGGACGGCCAGCATCAGCCCGACGATCACGAACGGCACGTTGACCAGGAACACGGACCGCCAGCCGCTGCCGGCGATGTCGGCGGCGACCAGTACGCCGCCCAGGATCTGGCCCGCCACCATGGACAGCCCGGCGGTCGCGCCGTACAGGCTCATCGCCTTGGCGCGGCGCGGGCCCTCGGTGGCCGACTGGATGGTGGCGAGCACCTGCGGCACCATCGCGGCGGCCGACGCGCCCTGCGCGACCCGTGCCGCGACCAGCGACCACGCGTCGGGAGCGAGCCCGCAGGCCAGCGAGGTCAGGCCGAAGGCGGCCATGCCGCCGAGGAAGAGCCGGCGCCGGCCGAACAGGTCGCCGAGCCGGCCGCCGAGCACGAGCAGCACCGCGTACGCGAGTCCGTACCCGGCGACGACGAGTTCGAGGACGGACTCGCTCGCGGCGAGGTCCCGGCCCATGGTGGGCAGGGCGACGTTGACGATGAAGAAGTCGATGAGGGGGAGTGCCGCGCCGAGCAGCACCGTGAACAGTCCGAGGGGGCCGAGGGCGTGGCCCGGCGCCGGGGCGCCGGCGCCACGGGGGACGGGGACGGTTGCGGGGGTCGAGGTTGTCTGGGTCACGCCGCCGAGCCTGCGCCGCCCCTCAGGCGGGTACCAGAGTCTCCTTATCCTGGTAGAAGGAGTACCTGGCAACAGGATCCGCGCGACGGCAGGCTGGAGACATGACCACCATGGCCCAGGAGACGACGAGCACCGCGACCGCCGCGACCGCCGCAACGGTGGGTGCGGCGAGAGCGGCCGCGACGGCGGGATCGGCTCGGACGGCGGCATCGGCCGGAGCGGCGGGACCGGCCGGCACCGCGGGAGCGGCTCGGGCGGCGGGATCGGCCGGAACGGTCGCGGCGACGGGCGGCTCGGAGATCCGGCGCCACGAGTTGGCCGCCTTCCTGCGCAGCCGCCGCGAGCGCATCACGCCCGAACAGGTCGGCCTCCCGCGCGGAGCGCGCCGCCGCACGCCCGGCCTGCGCCGCGAGGAGGTCGCCCATCTCTCGGCCGTCGGCGTCACCTGGTACACCTGGCTCGAGCAGTCCCGGGACATCCACGTCTCGGTCCAGGTGCTGGACGCCCTCGCCCGCACGCTGATGCTCGACCCGAGCGAACGGGCCCACCTGTTCCAGCTGGCCGGCGCGACCGACCCGACGCCCGCCTCCTCCTGCGCCGGCGTCACCGACGCGGTGCGACTGCTGCTCGACCAGCTCGACCCGCTCCCCGCCTGCGTCCAGAACAGCCGCTACGACATCCTGGCCTACAACCGCACCTACGCCCATCTGCTGTGCGACCTCGACGCGATTCCGCCGCAGGACCGCAACTGCATGGTCCTCATCCACACCCATCCGCAGTGGCGCGAGTCGGTCGTCCACCTCGACGCGTCCATGCGACTGATGGCTGCGAAACTGCGCGCCTCGATGGCCGGGCACCTCTCCGAGCCCGCCTGGAAGATGCTGGTCAAGCGACTGCAGGCGGAGTCACCGGAGTTCCGTGAGAACTGGGAGCGCTACGAGGTGGTGGTGGGCCGCAGCAAGACCAAGGAGTTCCGCAATCCGCACGTCGGCCTTCTCACCCTCACCCACACCGACCTCTGGCTGAGCCCGGACCACGGGGCGCGCATGGTGACGTACACACCGGTGGACGAGGAGAGCCGGGAACGTCTGGAGAAGCTGTACGTCTTCGCCCAGGGCGCGACGCGGTGAAGTACGTGATGGTGCCGGGTGGTTGGCAAGGCGGCTGGGCGTTCGACGCGGTCGCCGCCGAGCTGCACCGAGACGGTCACCACGTCGAGGCGGTGACCCTGGCGGGGCTGGAGCCGGACGGGCCGGCCGACGTGGACCGACCGCCGAACCTCGACGCCCATGTCGACCAGGTGGCCGAGATCGTCGAGCGTGGCGACGGCACACCGGTCGCGCTGTGCGGGCACAGCTACGGCGGGATGGTGATCGCCGGGGTCGCGGACCGGCTCGGCGACCGTCTCGACCAGCTCGTCTTCATCGACGCCTACGTCCCGGACGACGGGGATTCCTGCTGGTCCCTGACCAGCGACCGCTTCCGGGCGCTGTTCGTCGCCGGCGCCCGCGCCGACGGCCGATGGGTCGCGGTCCCCGAAGGGCTCGACCCGCGTGCGCGACCGCACCCACTGGCGAGCTTCCTCCAGTCGATCAGGCTGGGAGGAGACCTCGGCCCGTCGCCGGGGCGGACGTTCATCAGCGGTGGCGCGTGGCCGGGCAGCCCGTTCGTGGCGCTGACCGAACGGTTGCGCGACGACCCGGGCTGGCGGGTCCGTGAGATCCCCGTCGGCCACAACATCGCCCGCCACGACCCGCACGGCCTCGCGGCCGTTCTCGGCGCGTTGCCGCCCCGCTCCGCCTGACCAGGCACAGCGGCTGGACCGCGACCCCGCGCCCGCCCGGAGGGCACGCGCCGCCGCCTGCGCCTCGTGGAGTTCGGGCACTGACGCCTGCAGTCCTGTGGGGGCCGGGCGCTGCCGCCTGCCGTCCTGTTGAGGCCGGGTGCTGACGCCTGCAGTCCTGTGGAGGTCAGGCGGTGACGCCTGCCGCCTCGCGGACGTCCGGGGCCTCCAGTCGCTCCGCGGTGCGCTCGGCCGTGCGCCGGGCCCACCGTCCGGTCGTGAGCGTGCCGAGGGCGAGGACGACGGCGCCGCAGCCGGTGAGGATCCACCAGCCGGGGACGGCGGCCTCGGTGAAGGTGGCGCGGTACGACGAGGCGCTCACCCCCGCCGCCAGGACCGCGCCGATCACCGCGACGCCGAGGGTCTGGCCCAGCTGGCGGCTGGTGGAGGCGACCGCCGCCGCCACCCCGGCCTGACTGCGCGGCATGCCCGACACCGCCGTGTTGGTGATGGGCGCGTTCACGAACCCGAAGCCCACCCCGAACAGCACGTATCCGAGGAACAGCGTCGCGTCGGACGTCTCCGCGTCGAACAGGGCGAACAGCAGCCCGCTGAGCGTCATCGCCGTCCCCGCGATCACCAGCGGCAGCCGCGGGCCGCGGGTGCCGACCAGCCGGCCCGACAGCGGCGCGCACAGGAACGTCGGCACCGCCATGGGGAGCATCCACAGCCCCGCGTGCAGGGCGTCGAGGCCCCGCACGTTCTGCAGGTACAGCGTCGACAGGAACAGGAAGCCGCCCAGCGCGGCGAACGCGCTGATCGCGACGACGGTCGCCCCGCTGAACGGCGCCGAGCGGAAGAACCGCAGGTCGATGAGGGGTTCGGCGCGGCGGGGCTCGTACCACAGCAGCCCCAGCAGGGCGGCGAGAGCGACGGCGGCGAAGGGACCGCTGGTGGCCGCGCCCGCCTCGGGGGCCTCGATGATCGCGTATGTCAGGCAGCCGAAGAGGACGATGACCAGCAGCTGGCCGACCGGATCGGGACGGCGGGCCTTCGGCGCACGCGACTCGGGGACGTAC
The window above is part of the Streptomyces sp. NBC_00425 genome. Proteins encoded here:
- a CDS encoding alpha/beta fold hydrolase, producing MKYVMVPGGWQGGWAFDAVAAELHRDGHHVEAVTLAGLEPDGPADVDRPPNLDAHVDQVAEIVERGDGTPVALCGHSYGGMVIAGVADRLGDRLDQLVFIDAYVPDDGDSCWSLTSDRFRALFVAGARADGRWVAVPEGLDPRARPHPLASFLQSIRLGGDLGPSPGRTFISGGAWPGSPFVALTERLRDDPGWRVREIPVGHNIARHDPHGLAAVLGALPPRSA
- a CDS encoding MFS transporter, with product MPELSPRRRVLVLAICCMSLLIVSLDVTVLNVALPAMQRDLHASTAGLQWTIDAYTLVLAALLMLAGSTADRVGRKKVFMAGLVVFAAGSLLCSLAPNLELLVAARMVQAVGGSMLNPVAMSIITNTFTDPRERARAIGAWGAVVGISMAAGPLLGGLLVESVGWRSIFWINLPVGLAALLATLRYVPESRAPKARRPDPVGQLLVIVLFGCLTYAIIEAPEAGAATSGPFAAVALAALLGLLWYEPRRAEPLIDLRFFRSAPFSGATVVAISAFAALGGFLFLSTLYLQNVRGLDALHAGLWMLPMAVPTFLCAPLSGRLVGTRGPRLPLVIAGTAMTLSGLLFALFDAETSDATLFLGYVLFGVGFGFVNAPITNTAVSGMPRSQAGVAAAVASTSRQLGQTLGVAVIGAVLAAGVSASSYRATFTEAAVPGWWILTGCGAVVLALGTLTTGRWARRTAERTAERLEAPDVREAAGVTA
- a CDS encoding MFS transporter; translation: MTQTTSTPATVPVPRGAGAPAPGHALGPLGLFTVLLGAALPLIDFFIVNVALPTMGRDLAASESVLELVVAGYGLAYAVLLVLGGRLGDLFGRRRLFLGGMAAFGLTSLACGLAPDAWSLVAARVAQGASAAAMVPQVLATIQSATEGPRRAKAMSLYGATAGLSMVAGQILGGVLVAADIAGSGWRSVFLVNVPFVIVGLMLAVRTVPETRSQRPEPVDGPGTVLLAAALLTLLAPLTEGRAAGWPLWTWLSLAAFPLVTGAFYAVERRADRQGRTPLVPPSLFALTTLRRGLTIMAPLAVGFSGFMFVIAVALQSGAGLGPVRAGLALAPMALTFFLASLAGPRLVARFGARVVTAGAVLQGVGVVLIVLAVRADWPDVGFVELLPGAAVAGAGQALQLPVVMRIVMSEVPPARAGVGSGVMVTTQQASLALGVATLGTLFLSLVPGMGMRDALLTTLAVQLAGVAVTGLLSLRLPRKVG
- a CDS encoding AraC family transcriptional regulator: MIGTAFRTADVPVADRFEYWRHLMDRTIAPSDISSDYAADFRAEQRLLELGAVRVWPVQLSPTRYRRNARLVRQSDPEEYHLSLVLGGGLGFDHMGRSETYGPQDLWLSDSSRPYVVEPYDMQPSPGQDVPLVTGVGVEVPRALLPLPPARVRELLGRRLSGRQGTGALLTGFLTGLDQQAAFLQPSDAPRLGIVLVDLLTAWLAQELEAEAALSAEAHRRITVTRVRAFIRQHLHDPELRPPVVAAAHHISLSYLHRLFQEEGTGETVAAWIRSQRLAGARRDLANPALLTTPVHVIAARWGILRASDFTRAFRATYGMSPTEYRFLALTAPSGDEGGE
- a CDS encoding helix-turn-helix transcriptional regulator, with amino-acid sequence MTTMAQETTSTATAATAATVGAARAAATAGSARTAASAGAAGPAGTAGAARAAGSAGTVAATGGSEIRRHELAAFLRSRRERITPEQVGLPRGARRRTPGLRREEVAHLSAVGVTWYTWLEQSRDIHVSVQVLDALARTLMLDPSERAHLFQLAGATDPTPASSCAGVTDAVRLLLDQLDPLPACVQNSRYDILAYNRTYAHLLCDLDAIPPQDRNCMVLIHTHPQWRESVVHLDASMRLMAAKLRASMAGHLSEPAWKMLVKRLQAESPEFRENWERYEVVVGRSKTKEFRNPHVGLLTLTHTDLWLSPDHGARMVTYTPVDEESRERLEKLYVFAQGATR